Proteins from a single region of Amblyomma americanum isolate KBUSLIRL-KWMA chromosome 10, ASM5285725v1, whole genome shotgun sequence:
- the LOC144106384 gene encoding uncharacterized protein LOC144106384 isoform X2 codes for MDHAEGDREVRAVLKVELEDTPSRLQTFSLKQGDNVVGRSYSCDIRIKNSLVSRQHALIKLSKSGIVITDFGSRNKVMIGKKILKPRVTYGLNYNEEFFVAGLKAWVVQDKENSSQDANGGDSMFDCSGSFSAPELPSLDFESDEEHELSAPMQGFAGTKPVVTSTEGCQVVATLPYADSTDNAEAHCSLREEVIDVVSDEVDPLSAPTQGFRNDFFVALGVTNEENRLTAATQPYAHDATCPDFVAESDSENSNASRVTTKHLLSALDVSGSTLYEEGIISGSNTSSPVIGMVGRVSGKEPERWMASSEARNATAGAAGPSARRSSTLRSACLKVKSLLPRRKRRSRQSWTRENSLADDAVAESGLIDSCTEADSRAWTTSRRKRKAVAPLPDKDGKASSGKNVTKESCVEHQPEESAGYKRKRTRLCPSKQGRPQVADIPAEIALESCNAEGDRTLPLTRRRSARLSQKHKAPVKETAVKEKVVEEVPTRRRKHKSLPGVIPMEPRRSSRFQQNVCASPRRIAQTQDCRPKVLFTGIDCTNEQKEVPTRRRKHKSLPGVIPMEPRRSSRFQQNVCASPRRIAQTLECRPKVLFTGIDCTNEQKVVKELGGAVVTTASACTHLVTDKFRRTVKSLCCIGKGIPFIDVAWIKKCQKARAFVGQFQIFS; via the exons ATGGACCACGCGGAGGGCGACCGTGAA GTTCGAGCAGTCCTTAAAGTGGAGCTTGAAGACACGCCTTCAAGGCTCCAGACCTTCAGCCTGAAGCAAG GTGACAATGTTGTAGGTCGATCCTACTCTTGCGACATCAGGATCAAAAACTCT CTTGTTTCCAGACAACATGCATTGATCAAGCTGAGCAAGTCTGGCATCGTAATCACAGACTTTGGCAGCCGGAACAAGGTCATGATTGGCAAA AAAATTCTGAAGCCCCGTGTCACATACGGTCTCAACTACAATGAGGAGTTTTTTGTGGCTGGACTCAAGGCTTGGGTGGTGCAAGACAAAGAGAAT TCATCGCAGGATGCAAACGGTGGTGACAGCATGTTTGACTGCAGCGGAAGCTTCAGCGCGCCCGAGTTGCCAAGCCTGGACTTTGAGTCTGATGAAGAGCATGAGCTCAGTGCACCGATGCAGGGGTTTGCTGGCACTAAGCCGGTCGTTACGAGCACTGAAGGTTGTCAGGTTGTAGCTACACTACCTTATGCTGACAGTACAGATAATGCAGAGGCCCATTGTTCACTGCGTGAAGAAGTGATCGATGTTGTGTCTGACGAAGTGGATCCACTCAGTGCACCAACGCAAGGATTCAGGAATGATTTCTTTGTAGCGCTCGGCGTCACAAATGAAGAAAACCGTCTGACTGCAGCCACACAGCCTTATGCTCATGATGCAACTTGCCCTGACTTTGTAGCGGAAAGTGACTCGGAAAATAGCAATGCAAGTAGGGTCACCACCAAGCACTTGCTGTCCGCTCTTGACGTTAGTGGTAGCACACTTTACGAAGAGGGCATCATTTCGGGCAGCAACACCAGCTCACCAGTTATCGGAATGGTTGGAAGGGTTTCCGGAAAGGAGCCGGAAAGGTGGATGGCAAGCAGTGAAGCTAGGAATGCCACTGCCGGTGCTGCTGGACCGTCAGCTCGAAGAAGTAGCACCCTTCGGAGTGCCTGTTTGAAGGTGAAGTCCCTTCTTCCAAGGAGAAAAAGAAGATCCAGGCAGTCTTGGACTCGGGAGAACTCGCTTGCCGATGATGCTGTAGCAGAGAGTGGATTGATTGATAGTTGCACTGAGGCTGACTCTCGGGCCTGGACGACATCTCGGCGCAAGCGGAAGGCAGTAGCTCCATTGCCAGACAAAGATGGCAAAGCTAGCTCGGGTAAAAATGTGACTAAAGAAAGCTGTGTGGAGCACCAGCCGGAAGAAAGTGCAGGATACAAGCGAAAGCGCACAAGGCTGTGTCCGAGTAAGCAAGGTCGCCCACAAGTTGCAGATATTCCGGCAGAGATTGCGTTGGAGAGTTGTAACGCAGAAGGGGACAGGACATTGCCCCTAACTAGAAGAAGGTCTGCGAGGTTGTCACAGAAGCACAAGGCACCAGTAAAAGAAACAGCTGTCAAGGAGAAAGTCGTTGAG GAGGTGCCAACAAGGCGGAGAAAGCACAAGAGCTTACCAGGTGTTATTCCCATGGAGCCTCGCAGATCATCAAGATTCCAACAAAATGTATGTGCATCACCGCGTCGCATAGCACAGACCCAGGATTGCAGACCCAAGGTCCTTTTCACTGGCATTGACTGCACAAATGAACAAAAG GAGGTGCCAACAAGGCGGAGAAAGCACAAGAGCTTACCAGGTGTTATTCCCATGGAGCCTCGCAGATCATCAAGATTCCAACAAAATGTATGTGCATCACCGCGTCGCATAGCACAGACCCTGGAGTGCAGACCCAAGGTCCTTTTCACTGGCATTGACTGCACAAATGAACAAAAG GTCGTAAAAGAACTGGGTGGTGCCGTGGTGACTACGGCATCGGCTTGCACACACCTCGTCACTGACAAG